The sequence CTCGTCAAACCATTCGCACGAGACGCAATATCTCTTAAGCGCTGTTTTTTTGGCATCTGTGTCTTTGGATAGACCGACAGTGTTGTAAACCTTTCCGTTTTCCAAATCAAGTTCATTGGCAACTAAAGAGTCGTGTTTTCCGACCTTCTCTTCCGAAACACACTTTTCATTATTTAAATCGGGGCATTTGGAACAGATATCGTCGTAGCCAAAAGTTATGAGAATCTCTTTTTTGTTTTTTAGCGCGCGGACGACCCTTGCCATATTCTGAATGAAATCGTCTGAATATCCTTTGCCGTTAAAACCCCTGACGCAGAGAAGATGATGAGGTCTGATCTTGATCATTTGCGGATAAGAAATGAGGCGGCGAACGCCTTGGCAAGATCGAACCCCGCAAATGGGATGACCGCCAGCTTTAACGTTGTGTTAAAATTAGAACCCGTAACGGCCGCGAACCAGATGGCTCCAAAAAGATAGATCACGGCAACGGCCAGCATCATGAAAGATATTATGCCTATTCTACTTTTAGGTCTCTTTACAAGCGCGCCGACTATATAAGCCGCCGGGATGAAACCTATTATGTAACCGCCTGTTGAACCTAGGAGAACAGCCGTGCCCGAGGAGATTCCAGAGAAGAATGGTAGCCCGGCAACACCGGCCGCAAGATAGACAAGCTGGCTTAGAGAACCGTATCTACTCCCGAGCAGGGCCCCGCTAAAAAGCACGGCAAAGACCTGCAAGGTCAGCGGAACGGGTGTAAAAGGAAGAGGTATCCTTATCTGGGCGGCAAGGCCCGTGAGGCAGGCAAAGAAGATCGCTCCCGTGATACCCTTGACGACCGGGACTGCCCTTTGAATGACCCTTGTGTTGCACATGGGATGATTTCGTATCATGAACTATTTTCCCTTGTCCAATAAAAAGCCTGCGTGCTATAGTGCACTGCGCTATGGAAAAACTACTGAAGATAACACTTAACGGTAAGGATGTTTACACGATCCCCGGCACGACGATAGCGGACATTCTCGGCAAGAGCCCTCACAAGAGCGAATTTCCGCCCATCGCGGCGCTTGCCAACAATAGGCTGGTAGGGCTCTATCACGATATAAAACTTTCGTGCACGATAGAGACGCTCGACCTCACTTCCCGCGAAGGAACAGAGGTCTACAGAAGGAGCTCGCTTTTGATATTCTTCGCGGCGCTTAGAGAGATAAGTCCAAACGCAAGCGTCAACGTAGGCCAATCGATAGGCCACGGATACTTTCTGGAGCTTAAGAACGGTCCCATAACAGATAATTTCATTGATTCTGTAGAGAAGAAGATGCGCGATATCGTCAAAAGAGACGTCCCTCTTCGGCCCATATGGATACCGATCGAGATCGCCATCGATCATTATAAAAAGACCGGGCGCAATGATCGTGTCATGCTCTTAAAACAGACCCGCAAGAGTGAGGCGCAGGTGGCTGACATTCTCAAGTACAGGGGCTTCGTCTACGGTCCCATCGCACACAGGACCGGTCTCATTGAACATTTTAAACTTCATAAATATTACCACGGTCTTGTCCTCGAGTTTCCTTCGACGAACGGAAAGTTCACAGGCAGGATCTTCGATCAGCCGAAGCTCTTCAAGGCATATCTTGAGACCAGAAAATGGAACGAGCTGATAAACATTCAGAACGTTGCGCAGTTGAACCAGACATGTATAAGCGGCGCTGCACCGGACC comes from Deltaproteobacteria bacterium CG11_big_fil_rev_8_21_14_0_20_49_13 and encodes:
- a CDS encoding (Fe-S)-binding protein, which codes for MIKIRPHHLLCVRGFNGKGYSDDFIQNMARVVRALKNKKEILITFGYDDICSKCPDLNNEKCVSEEKVGKHDSLVANELDLENGKVYNTVGLSKDTDAKKTALKRYCVSCEWFDECY